The Vulpes vulpes isolate BD-2025 chromosome 8, VulVul3, whole genome shotgun sequence genome has a window encoding:
- the DQX1 gene encoding ATP-dependent RNA helicase DQX1 isoform X1 translates to MASQLLGLAEESGPSPGESELAVNPFDGLPFSSRYYELLEQRRALPIWAARFIFLEQLESSPSGVVLVSGEPGSGKSTQIPQWCAEFALARGFKEGRVTVTQPYPLAALSLAVRVADEMDLTLGQEVGYSIPQEDCTGPDTLLRFCWDRLLLQEVASTRGTGAWGVLVLDEAQERSVASDLLQGLLQNAKLGNLPGDSRVVVVTDPALEPKLQAFWGNPTIVHVPRGPGTCPTPVYRDIVPTDRVEAACQAVLELCAKEAPGDVLVYLPSEEEILQCCESLSREMEPLALRGPPPRVLPLHPGHGPAVQAAYEDIDLGARKVVVTHWLADFSFSLPSIRHVIDSGLELRSVYNPQIRAESQVLRPISRCQAEARRLRARGIPPGSCICLYPESFLELEAPPLPPPRVCEENLSPMVLLLKRRQIAEPGECHFLDRPAPEALMQALEDLDYLAALDDDGNLSDLGVILSEFPLPPELAKALLASCEFNCVDEMLTLAAMLTAAPGFTHPPLSAEEAALRRALEHADGDHSSLIQVYEAFIQSGADEAWCQARGLNWAALCQAQKLRGELLELMQQIELPLSQPAFGSEQNRRDLQKALVSGYFLKVARDTDGTGNYLLLTHKHVAQLSPYCCYRSRRSPARSPPWVLYHSFSISKDNCLSIVSEIQPQMLVELAPPYFLSNLPPSESRDLLNELREEMTDSSIESESPSTQEFGDACVLQ, encoded by the exons ATGGCCTCTCAGCTTCTTGGGCTGGCAGAAGAGTCTGGCCCAAGCCCCGGGGAGTCTGAATTGGCTGTGAACCCCTTTGATGGGCTCCCCTTCTCTTCCCGCTACTACGAGCTGCTTGAACAGCGCCGAGCCTTACCCATCTGGGCTGCTCGCTTTATCTTCTTGGAGCAATTGGAGAGTAGCCCCAGTGGAGTGGTGCTGGTGTCTGGAGAGCCTGGCTCTGGCAAGAGCACCCAG ATTCCTCAGTGGTGTGCAGAGTTTGCACTGGCCAGGGGGTTCAAGGAAGGCCGAGTAACTGTCACTCAGCCCTACCCTCTGGCAGCCCTGAGCCTGGCCGTGCGGGTTGCTGATGAGATGGACCTAACCCTGGGTCAAGAGGTTGGATATAGCATTCCCCAGGAGGACTGCACTGGGCCAGACACCCTGCTCAG GTTTTGCTGGGACAGGCTGCTTCTACAGGAGGTGGCCTCAACCCGGGGCACTGGAGCCTGGGGCGTGCTGGTGCTGGATGAGGCTCAAGAGCGGTCAGTGGCCTCAGATCTGCTCCAGGGGCTACTGCAAAATGCCAAGCTGGGAAATCTTCCAGGAGACTCCAGAGTGGTTGTGGTTACTGACCCTGCCCTTGAACCTAAGCTCCAAGCCTTCTGGGGCAATCCAACTATCGTGCATGTACCCAGAGGGCCTGGCACATGTCCCACTCCTGTATACAGGGACATTGTCCCTACTGATCGGGTGGAAGCTGCCTGCCAAGCTGTGCTTGAATTGTGTGCGAAGGAGGCTCCAGGAGATGTGCTAGTATACCTGCCCAGTGAGGAG GAAATTTTGCAGTGCTGTGAATCCTTGTCCAGAGAGATGGAGCCCTTGGCTCTCAGAGGGCCTCCACCACGAGTGCTGCCCCTTCACCCAGGACATGGTCCAGCTGTTCAGGCTGCATACGAGGACATAGACTTGGGTGCCCGAAAGGTCGTGGTCACTCACTGGCTGGCtgacttctccttctccctcccttctatcCGACATGTCATTGACTCAGGACTGGAGCTTCGAAGT GTGTACAATCCTCAGATCCGAGCAGAATCCCAAGTGTTGAGACCAATCAGCAGGTGTCAGGCAGAGGCAAGAAGACTACGGGCAAGAGGAATCCCACCAG GGTCCTGCATCTGCCTATATCCTGAGTCCTTCCTAGAACTAGAggcgcccccactgcccccacccaggGTATGTGAAGAGAATCTGAGCCCCATGGTGTTACTTTTAAAGAGGAGACAGATTGCAGAGCCAGGGGAGTGTCACTTCTTGGACCGGCCTG CTCCAGAAGCACTGATGCAGGCCCTGGAAGACTTAGACTATCTGGCAGCTCTGGATGATGATGGGAACCTATCAGACCTGGGAGTCATCCTATCAGAGTTCCCCCTGCCCCCTGAGTTGGCCAAAGCCCTGCTGGCCTCCTGCGAGTTTAACTGTGTGGATGAGATGCTCACCCTTGCCGCCATGCTCACTG CTGCTCCGGGATTTACCCATCCTCCACTCTCTGCAGAAGAAGCTGCCTTGCGTCGGGCCCTGGAACATGCGGATGGCGACCACAGTTCTCTGATCCAGGTGTATGAAGCCTTTATACAGA GTGGAGCAGACGAGGCTTGGTGCCAGGCTCGGGGGTTAAACTGGGCAGCACTGTGCCAAGCCCAGAAACTTCGAGGCGAACTCCTAGAACTCATGCAACAAATTGAGCTTCCCTTGTCCCAGCCAGCCTTTGGCTCTGAGCAGAATCGCAGAGACCTTCAGAAAGCACTGGTGTCAGGATACTTCCTTAAG GTGGCCCGAGACACAGATGGAACTGGAAATTACCTGCTCCTGACACATAAGCATGTGGCCCAGCTCTCCCCATACTGCTGCTACCGAAGCCGCAGGTCTCCAGCCAGATCTCCGCCCTGGGTGCTTTACCATAGTTTCTCCATTTCCAAAGACAACTGCCTTTCCATTGTTTCTGAGATTCAACCACAGAT
- the DQX1 gene encoding ATP-dependent RNA helicase DQX1 isoform X2, giving the protein MASQLLGLAEESGPSPGESELAVNPFDGLPFSSRYYELLEQRRALPIWAARFIFLEQLESSPSGVVLVSGEPGSGKSTQIPQWCAEFALARGFKEGRVTVTQPYPLAALSLAVRVADEMDLTLGQEVGYSIPQEDCTGPDTLLRFCWDRLLLQEVASTRGTGAWGVLVLDEAQERSVASDLLQGLLQNAKLGNLPGDSRVVVVTDPALEPKLQAFWGNPTIVHVPRGPGTCPTPVYRDIVPTDRVEAACQAVLELCAKEAPGDVLVYLPSEEEILQCCESLSREMEPLALRGPPPRVLPLHPGHGPAVQAAYEDIDLGARKVVVTHWLADFSFSLPSIRHVIDSGLELRSIRAESQVLRPISRCQAEARRLRARGIPPGSCICLYPESFLELEAPPLPPPRVCEENLSPMVLLLKRRQIAEPGECHFLDRPAPEALMQALEDLDYLAALDDDGNLSDLGVILSEFPLPPELAKALLASCEFNCVDEMLTLAAMLTAAPGFTHPPLSAEEAALRRALEHADGDHSSLIQVYEAFIQSGADEAWCQARGLNWAALCQAQKLRGELLELMQQIELPLSQPAFGSEQNRRDLQKALVSGYFLKVARDTDGTGNYLLLTHKHVAQLSPYCCYRSRRSPARSPPWVLYHSFSISKDNCLSIVSEIQPQMLVELAPPYFLSNLPPSESRDLLNELREEMTDSSIESESPSTQEFGDACVLQ; this is encoded by the exons ATGGCCTCTCAGCTTCTTGGGCTGGCAGAAGAGTCTGGCCCAAGCCCCGGGGAGTCTGAATTGGCTGTGAACCCCTTTGATGGGCTCCCCTTCTCTTCCCGCTACTACGAGCTGCTTGAACAGCGCCGAGCCTTACCCATCTGGGCTGCTCGCTTTATCTTCTTGGAGCAATTGGAGAGTAGCCCCAGTGGAGTGGTGCTGGTGTCTGGAGAGCCTGGCTCTGGCAAGAGCACCCAG ATTCCTCAGTGGTGTGCAGAGTTTGCACTGGCCAGGGGGTTCAAGGAAGGCCGAGTAACTGTCACTCAGCCCTACCCTCTGGCAGCCCTGAGCCTGGCCGTGCGGGTTGCTGATGAGATGGACCTAACCCTGGGTCAAGAGGTTGGATATAGCATTCCCCAGGAGGACTGCACTGGGCCAGACACCCTGCTCAG GTTTTGCTGGGACAGGCTGCTTCTACAGGAGGTGGCCTCAACCCGGGGCACTGGAGCCTGGGGCGTGCTGGTGCTGGATGAGGCTCAAGAGCGGTCAGTGGCCTCAGATCTGCTCCAGGGGCTACTGCAAAATGCCAAGCTGGGAAATCTTCCAGGAGACTCCAGAGTGGTTGTGGTTACTGACCCTGCCCTTGAACCTAAGCTCCAAGCCTTCTGGGGCAATCCAACTATCGTGCATGTACCCAGAGGGCCTGGCACATGTCCCACTCCTGTATACAGGGACATTGTCCCTACTGATCGGGTGGAAGCTGCCTGCCAAGCTGTGCTTGAATTGTGTGCGAAGGAGGCTCCAGGAGATGTGCTAGTATACCTGCCCAGTGAGGAG GAAATTTTGCAGTGCTGTGAATCCTTGTCCAGAGAGATGGAGCCCTTGGCTCTCAGAGGGCCTCCACCACGAGTGCTGCCCCTTCACCCAGGACATGGTCCAGCTGTTCAGGCTGCATACGAGGACATAGACTTGGGTGCCCGAAAGGTCGTGGTCACTCACTGGCTGGCtgacttctccttctccctcccttctatcCGACATGTCATTGACTCAGGACTGGAGCTTCGAAGT ATCCGAGCAGAATCCCAAGTGTTGAGACCAATCAGCAGGTGTCAGGCAGAGGCAAGAAGACTACGGGCAAGAGGAATCCCACCAG GGTCCTGCATCTGCCTATATCCTGAGTCCTTCCTAGAACTAGAggcgcccccactgcccccacccaggGTATGTGAAGAGAATCTGAGCCCCATGGTGTTACTTTTAAAGAGGAGACAGATTGCAGAGCCAGGGGAGTGTCACTTCTTGGACCGGCCTG CTCCAGAAGCACTGATGCAGGCCCTGGAAGACTTAGACTATCTGGCAGCTCTGGATGATGATGGGAACCTATCAGACCTGGGAGTCATCCTATCAGAGTTCCCCCTGCCCCCTGAGTTGGCCAAAGCCCTGCTGGCCTCCTGCGAGTTTAACTGTGTGGATGAGATGCTCACCCTTGCCGCCATGCTCACTG CTGCTCCGGGATTTACCCATCCTCCACTCTCTGCAGAAGAAGCTGCCTTGCGTCGGGCCCTGGAACATGCGGATGGCGACCACAGTTCTCTGATCCAGGTGTATGAAGCCTTTATACAGA GTGGAGCAGACGAGGCTTGGTGCCAGGCTCGGGGGTTAAACTGGGCAGCACTGTGCCAAGCCCAGAAACTTCGAGGCGAACTCCTAGAACTCATGCAACAAATTGAGCTTCCCTTGTCCCAGCCAGCCTTTGGCTCTGAGCAGAATCGCAGAGACCTTCAGAAAGCACTGGTGTCAGGATACTTCCTTAAG GTGGCCCGAGACACAGATGGAACTGGAAATTACCTGCTCCTGACACATAAGCATGTGGCCCAGCTCTCCCCATACTGCTGCTACCGAAGCCGCAGGTCTCCAGCCAGATCTCCGCCCTGGGTGCTTTACCATAGTTTCTCCATTTCCAAAGACAACTGCCTTTCCATTGTTTCTGAGATTCAACCACAGAT